In Apis cerana isolate GH-2021 linkage group LG3, AcerK_1.0, whole genome shotgun sequence, the sequence AAATTTCATCactatagattatattttttaacttacatCATTCTTCTATaacatatagaataaaaaatatatttgataccaATTGCTTTATCATGTCCCaagtgaatatttttgtattctttctATATCTTTTAAGATATGTCAGTGAACATGATAAGTGCAAAATATACGTCGACATTTTACTTAGTAGTAGGGATATTTCTAGAAGTCATTGTAACAAGACGCTGATTGCGCGTGCGCAATGGATCAATGTATTGTTTGTTGCCAAACAtagattatatcatataacagaaattcaatataaaaatctagaaCTATATAGGCATACATTTTCCACAAAGTTGCatctaatttcaaatatatgaaaacttgaatcaatatttataatactttaaaacaGAAGAAAGATATATTACCAGGGCTGTCTATATATcatgaaattacaaaaattattttaaatttgtacatAAGTTtctagtaaataattatatgagcTTAACCAATTATTTTTGCTCATAGATTGTtacattttaacatataagattattcatatttaaattatttaaaaatataaaaagtattaaatatacgtaatttataaaataaactatattttaatgataaatgttaatatttgcaATCAATACaaacaagaatattaattttttttagaaattttaaattttagttttttgatATGTgatctttcatttattaaattttaatatattagaaaaattaaaatttatttttttactttagaaaaatttaatgaaaaattgaattaaaataaaaaataaatgaaaagagagatttaatttgctaaaacaatttttatatcaggTATTTAAAATACTAGAGCCACTACTGGATATTGCGCTTGCGTAGAACTTCTTTGGTAGCCTATATAACAGTTGCAATCAACGGTGTCTAAATAGTTTGAAGTAAACGTGTGATAAGGAGAGATTTTTCGTTTGCAttctacaatattatttttttgaatacttTTTCAGAAAACAAGAGCTATGTCTGACTATTACGTTGACGAATACGAGCACTTCAATTACGATTACGACAAGCATATCTTTACCGGTCATAGTGGAAAACAACGAAGCAAACGCGAAGCTCTTACACATACGAATCATTTTGATCCGTGCGGCCATTCTAGAAAGATCCTTACTAAATTGATGAATTCTGAACATAATAAGCGGAATGTTGGAAAAACTAAAGCATAAGcagtaagtaataattttttaattgcgaCGTAATTGTTAACGATACATATTGCTTGTTACGTTATTGATTTGAATGCAACCGGAAAGTTTGAAACCTTGGCCGACTTTGTATGTGTTTACATTCCTGTTTTTCTTTcacaagtaattttaaatcgtaGAAGCATAATTACCATATTTCttgatacaattaaaaataaataaattgaaattaattatattttcgattcggtattattaaaaacgcttattaatataatgacttgttaaaatttttttatttcttttttttatctactgCGCAATATTTTAAAGGTGActcatttcttgaaaattttagttttgtaaaatgatatataaaaaaatatataggaatgtttaatataatattatatattaatataaattcttgaaaaataatatttatttaagaataatttattaaaataattttttattaatttataatatttttaatgatttattatttgttctagGAACTCAGAGGTTACTATCCTACCCTGAAGTTgctgtttttgaaaaaagtatttgtCAATtccaattgattaaaatttcttgaacatttttgaatatgataacaattttttcatttcttttattcttctatCTAGTAATGCATTTAGTTactaaacataaatttttacctAGGATAAGATAATTAGTATTTAGTATATTATCTtacaattattactattactcatgttatatattgtgagtttaaagtatatataactatttccTAATTAGATTACTTTTAATCCAGAATTGCTTGAATCTGGAGCTTTCATCACACATTAGTATACAGATATatctgtattaaatttatatacagtatataaattttctaaattttatgcatttaagtggttataaatgttttatttagttGATATTGGAACTGAATTGCTCAATTTAAAAACCAGGAATATATACagtgtgaaaatattttatttgatgtgAATATTAAGGAAAatgcatttctttttcatgttatgaaaaatttttgttactttaaaaaatcaactttaagtttagtaaaaaataaaaatattaaataaaaatgactgtataattttgaacaataaaatttataattaaagaatgtgtctaaataattaatttaaatccatttccatattaaatattaatatagaatataacaaaCCCATTACAAATATGTCAGactctatataaattaaaaaatttgttttatatattaaaattgaatattgcttatattatattaaaaatataaattatattttaaaatataaaaattctatttatacagagatttaattcaatctattcaaaattttatgtacatttataaagcatctttaaaagatatacatatatatatttatatatacatgatatttttatattgcaaaattaagacacattatatcaattaaccAAAATGTACTTctgattttatatgtattcatttgaaaatatttaaaaaatatatatatataaaagtaatttgcaCATTTTTaccatatcaaaaaaatttgaaaaattaattatataatctaaattcattaaattccaATTCTTGTCTTAAAATAccagttaatataaattctgttGATTGAATGGTAATATTTTTAGGTGCTTttgcaagaaattttttcgcatttgttaaatcttctttattagaaataatcattCCTTTTTCAGGCCAAGATGATGGTGGTCGAAGTAAAGCTTTGCCACcacatgaaataattatacctataacaaatatgttttttttaatgtatattttctttttctacatgattgaaataattttattatttctataacatACTTTTTAATTCTGGAGGTGGTGGAGCTATATTAGGAGTTAAAATAAGTGTATATCCTTCTAAAAGCTTAtattttttcgctttttctaagcttttctttaatttaaaatgaaatttagctTCAGCTTCAGGATCTTCCAAtatgtaattttctaattcttcaaaatgGCCAATTTTTTCACTATCATGCAACCAATTAGTTGAAACAATTGGTATAGATAGAGCTAAagcacataaaaatttaacagttCTTCGTATTTTGTCTGTAACCAATACAGTACATTTTGTTGGATCTTCAACTTGAGATGcgcctgtaaaaaaaaaattaattaattatataatacaattatttctcaTTACATTTCTtcgcgatttaaaatttaatacatacccaattttgttaatattttactataatcaTTACTTGAAATACccgtaaataaaactttatgttttattttaaatggtgATGATGTTGCAAATGAAGAATTCATACTTCTACGTGTTCTATTGGGTGTAGAAATTAGTGATGAATTAGTGACTTCAATGCTGGAATTTGTTTCTGAATTTGTCTCTTCTATgaaatccatttttttcttcttattgcTTTCGATCTTTTCTGTTGTTTGTCTTTGtcgtttatttcttaaattatttattttatctgtatTGCTAATTAACATGGTTTGATTAGTTTCCATAGAAGAATCCATAATTAATTGTTCATGAGTTCGAGTTGATCTAGtgggttttttatttttttttttcgtttctataTGTTCGTtgacaatttttgtattttcatctGTAGAAGAATCTACGATTGGTTGTTGATGAGTttggattaatttaatagattgtttactatttctttttatttctatacttttattaataatttttttattttcatctgtaGAGGAATCTATAATTGATTGTCGACGAACTCGAGTTGATTTAGTGGACTgtttgttctttcttttcatttctttaacggattcattttttaatatattagttatatttgATCTATTTTTCGACATCttcatatgtttaatttttgaagtgggaatttcaaaatttgcattatcagattcatatataatagatgATGTACTACTACTTTCCGTGTTATCagcatttatatgaatatttttatgttttttattgtttctagTTTTGATATTTGTTGCATTGTTGTCTAcgtctttttttgtttctgtACTTTGTTCTTTAAGGGCATTGTTCATgatcatttctatttcttgAGATTCCTCTCCTATTTGAGAACTAATTTCgtctatttgaaatttaattttttgtgtttttgtattttgacTAGTTTTCTCGTTTTCTATAGAAACAACTTGATcatctataatatttgtatgttgattactttttttatttttacgtttattatcaattacttCTCTTGTTGGAGTACTTGATATCGATTCTGTTGGAGTATAAACAGAcagtttttcgatttttattattggctGTTTATCTAAACTTATATCTTCATCAGATAATTTTCTATTGCATGCGATTGACGAGTTTTTCAAAGAGCTAATATCAGGAGTATTTGCAGATTGTCTTCTCCTAGTtaccttatttatttttctacttcTAGTGTTAATAAactcattttctttaatattattcttatgctCTTTGGAATTGTTAATTTCAATCGTATCCGTCATATTAAGCGATCTTTTTTTAACACATGTATTTGGAAGATTTTTCTCTGCAGATTCATCAGCTACTTTCTTAACTAGTGCTTCTTTTTCCACctgaaaaatagataaatgatCAATATTCTCTTTGCTCGAATTACGAGTCCTTCTATTGGAAATAAAAGGACTTTCTCTTGCTTTTTCTTGTGAATTGATAAAGGCTACCGATTTTGATGAAGTATTGCTTTCTTTTCTgggtttatataaattttctggaTTTGTCTTTTCTAttgattcttttgtttttttatttttcttttttttattggtttcTTCTACTGATACTCTATCATCATTGAAGTTGCTTGA encodes:
- the LOC107998255 gene encoding nuclear protein 1; its protein translation is MSDYYVDEYEHFNYDYDKHIFTGHSGKQRSKREALTHTNHFDPCGHSRKILTKLMNSEHNKRNVGKTKA